A genomic segment from Phycisphaerae bacterium encodes:
- a CDS encoding ammonia-forming cytochrome c nitrite reductase subunit c552, with amino-acid sequence VLLGLLGFSIVERRWESQRPAMVVQPIAEWEPDNAVWGRNYPREYETYLRTRIDDTQTLFGGAYPRDYLEQDPYQVILFAGYGFSKDYRQGRGHYHAVEDVKQTARIKTPYNPGTCMTCKSTDVPRLMAKMGTAEFYATNFHDLAKEIVHPIGCHDCHDPATMNLRITRPALREAFAAAGKDINEATHQEMRSLVCAQCHVEYYFQSEPKDYLAFPWKSGKSVEEMLKHYDELAFVDYVHPISKTPIVKAQHPDYEMYLTGIHAFRDVACADCHMPYRSEGGVKFTDHHVQSPLLNIANSCAVCHRWPENEIRSRVQAIQTKVFRTKLQAEEAIVLAHFDAAAAIEAGVDDQQLAEPRRLIRHAQFRWDYVSANNGMGFHSPQESMRVLADATHQAQEARVLLARVLAEKAVTRSPQYPDVSTRENAWNVAKAFVDQTPPKLLP; translated from the coding sequence TCGTCCTGCTGGGACTGCTGGGTTTCTCGATCGTCGAACGCCGCTGGGAATCGCAGCGGCCGGCGATGGTGGTTCAGCCGATCGCCGAATGGGAGCCGGACAACGCGGTCTGGGGCCGCAACTATCCGCGCGAATACGAGACGTATCTGCGGACCCGCATCGACGACACCCAAACTCTCTTCGGCGGCGCCTATCCGCGCGACTACCTCGAGCAGGACCCCTACCAGGTGATCCTCTTCGCCGGGTACGGGTTCAGCAAGGACTACCGCCAGGGCCGCGGCCACTACCACGCGGTCGAGGACGTCAAGCAGACCGCCCGGATCAAAACGCCGTACAATCCCGGCACGTGCATGACCTGCAAGAGCACCGACGTGCCGCGCCTGATGGCGAAGATGGGCACAGCGGAGTTCTACGCGACCAACTTCCACGACCTGGCCAAAGAGATCGTCCACCCGATCGGATGCCATGACTGCCACGACCCAGCCACGATGAATCTGCGGATCACCCGGCCGGCCCTGCGCGAGGCGTTCGCCGCGGCGGGCAAGGACATCAACGAGGCCACTCACCAAGAGATGCGATCGCTGGTCTGCGCTCAGTGCCACGTCGAATACTACTTCCAGTCGGAACCGAAGGATTACCTGGCCTTCCCGTGGAAATCGGGCAAAAGCGTCGAGGAGATGCTGAAGCACTACGACGAGCTGGCGTTCGTCGACTACGTCCACCCGATCTCGAAGACGCCGATCGTCAAGGCCCAGCACCCGGACTACGAGATGTACCTGACCGGCATCCACGCCTTTCGCGACGTGGCCTGCGCCGACTGCCACATGCCGTACCGCTCGGAGGGCGGCGTGAAGTTCACCGACCATCACGTCCAGAGCCCGCTGCTGAATATCGCCAACAGTTGCGCGGTCTGCCATCGCTGGCCGGAAAACGAAATCCGCTCGCGGGTGCAGGCCATCCAGACCAAGGTCTTCCGCACCAAGCTGCAAGCCGAAGAGGCGATCGTGCTGGCCCATTTCGACGCCGCCGCGGCCATCGAAGCGGGAGTCGACGACCAGCAACTCGCCGAACCGCGCAGGCTCATCCGCCACGCCCAATTCCGCTGGGACTACGTCTCAGCCAACAACGGGATGGGCTTCCATTCACCACAGGAATCGATGCGCGTCCTGGCCGACGCGACGCACCAGGCCCAGGAGGCAAGAGTGTTGCTGGCCCGCGTGCTGGCGGAAAAAGCAGTGACCCGTTCGCCGCAATACCCGGACGTCTCGACCCGCGAAAACGCTTGGAACGTGGCCAAAGCCTTCGTCGACCAGACCCCGCCCAAACTGCTGCCATAG